A window from Pseudomonas kribbensis encodes these proteins:
- a CDS encoding FAD-dependent oxidoreductase encodes MAERLNNDFQFIDVGRKDPKKKLLRQRKKEFVEIYEPFKPQQSADQAHRCLGCGNPYCEWKCPVHNFIPNWLKLVAEGNILQAAELSHQTNTLPEVCGRVCPQDRLCEGACTLNDGFGAVTIGSVEKYITDTAFAMGWRPDMSKVKPTGKRVAIIGAGPAGLGCADVLVRGGVTPVVFDKNPEIGGLLTFGIPEFKLEKTVLSNRREVFTGMGIEFRLNTEVGKDVTMEQLLAEYDAVFMGMGTYTYMKGGFAGEDLPGVYDALDFLIANVNRNLGFEKSPEDFVDMKGKKVVVLGGGDTAMDCNRTSIRQGAKSVTCAYRRDEANMPGSRKEVKNAKEEGVKFLYNRQPIAIVGEDKVEGVKVVETRLGEPDARGRRSPEPIPGSEEIIPADAVVIAFGFRPSPAPWFEQFEIQTDSQGRVVAPEQGQYKHQTSNPKIFAGGDMVRGSDLVVTAIFEGRNAAEGILDYLGV; translated from the coding sequence ATGGCTGAACGTCTGAATAACGACTTCCAGTTCATCGATGTCGGGCGCAAAGATCCGAAGAAGAAACTGTTGCGTCAACGCAAGAAAGAGTTCGTGGAAATCTACGAACCGTTCAAACCCCAGCAGTCGGCCGATCAGGCCCACCGCTGCCTGGGCTGCGGCAACCCGTATTGCGAGTGGAAGTGCCCGGTGCACAACTTCATTCCGAACTGGCTGAAACTGGTGGCCGAGGGCAACATCCTCCAGGCCGCCGAGCTGTCGCACCAGACCAACACCCTGCCGGAAGTCTGCGGCCGGGTGTGTCCGCAGGATCGTCTGTGCGAGGGTGCCTGCACCCTTAACGACGGTTTCGGTGCGGTGACCATCGGTTCGGTCGAGAAGTACATCACCGACACCGCGTTCGCCATGGGCTGGCGCCCGGACATGTCCAAGGTCAAACCGACCGGCAAGCGTGTCGCGATCATCGGTGCAGGCCCGGCGGGCCTCGGTTGTGCCGACGTGCTGGTGCGCGGCGGGGTGACTCCGGTGGTGTTCGACAAGAACCCGGAAATCGGCGGTCTGCTGACCTTCGGCATCCCCGAGTTCAAGCTTGAGAAGACCGTGCTGAGCAATCGTCGCGAAGTCTTCACCGGCATGGGCATCGAATTCCGCCTCAACACCGAGGTCGGCAAGGACGTGACCATGGAGCAACTGCTCGCCGAATACGATGCCGTGTTCATGGGCATGGGCACCTACACCTACATGAAGGGTGGTTTTGCCGGTGAGGATCTGCCGGGTGTCTACGACGCGCTGGACTTCCTGATCGCCAACGTCAACCGCAACCTGGGCTTTGAAAAGTCGCCGGAAGATTTCGTCGACATGAAAGGCAAGAAGGTTGTGGTGCTGGGCGGCGGAGATACGGCGATGGACTGCAACCGCACGTCGATCCGCCAGGGCGCCAAGTCGGTGACCTGCGCCTATCGTCGTGACGAAGCGAACATGCCCGGTTCGCGCAAAGAGGTGAAGAACGCCAAGGAAGAAGGCGTGAAATTCCTCTACAACCGTCAGCCGATCGCCATCGTCGGCGAAGACAAGGTCGAAGGTGTGAAAGTGGTCGAGACCCGTCTCGGCGAACCGGACGCCCGTGGCCGTCGCAGCCCCGAGCCGATCCCGGGTTCCGAAGAGATCATCCCGGCCGACGCCGTGGTCATCGCTTTCGGTTTCCGCCCGAGCCCGGCGCCGTGGTTCGAGCAGTTCGAGATCCAGACCGACAGCCAGGGCCGCGTTGTTGCGCCTGAGCAAGGTCAGTACAAGCACCAGACCAGCAACCCGAAAATCTTCGCCGGTGGCGACATGGTGCGCGGTTCCGATCTGGTGGTGACGGCGATCTTCGAAGGCCGCAATGCGGCTGAAGGGATCCTGGATTACCTGGGCGTCTAA